In Pseudomonas sp. P5_109, the genomic window CCGTTATAGAAGCCGGGTAGCCAATGCGTCGCCAAGGCCAAGGCCAGGACGATGAACAGGCCATGGCCAAGGTAGCGGGCAAAAGGGATGTAGTGTTGGCGGACGGCGACACCTGCGACCAGCAACAGGAACACCGGGATTGCCGAGAGCCAGCCAAGGTGGCCGTAGGTCAGCGCCAGGCCGTAGCCGAAGGAAAGCAGGGCCAGAAACGTCCATGGCAGGGCAAGCATGTGAAGTCCTTAGAGATGAATAGCTTTTGTGGCGAGGGAGCTTGCTCCCGCTGGGCTGCGAAGCGGCCCCAGCAACATCAACCCGGTGTGCCAGATGAAGTGCATCTGCAGGGCTGGCGACTGCTTGGCAGTCGAGCGGGAGCAAGCTCCCTCGCCACGGATTGGGGTGTCCCGAGGGCTGCGATTATAAGCGTGACCCAAACAAAAACACCGCCCGAAGGCGGTGTCTTTTTCAGCGCTAGATCAAGAGGCAATCATCTGCCGCAACACGTAATGCAGAATCCCTCCCGCCTTGAAGTACTCCACCTCATTGAGCGTATCGATCCGGCACAACACCTCGATTTTCTCGCGGCTGCCGTCTTCGCGGGTGATCACCAGCGTCAGGTTCATCCGTGGAGATAATTCGACGCCGGTCAAGCCGAGGATGTCCAGGGTTTCGCTGCCGCCCAGGTTCAGGCTCTTGCGGTTCTGATCCAGCTTGAATTGCAACGGCAGCACGCCCATGCCCACCAGGTTGGAGCGGTGGATGCGTTCGAAGCTTTCGGCGATGACCGCTTTGACCCCCAGCAGATTGGTGCCTTTGGCCGCCCAGTCGCGGCTCGATCCGGTGCCGTATTCCTGGCCGGCGATCACCACCAGCGGCGTGCCCGAAGCCTGATAGCGCATGGCGGCGTCGTAGATCGGCATTTTCTCCCCGGTGGGAATGTAGCGGGTGTTGCCGCCTTCTTCGCCGCCGAGCATTTCGTTGCGTATGCGGATATTGGCGAAGGTGCCGCGCATCATCACTTCATGGTTGCCCCGTCGCGAACCGTAGGAGTTGAAGTCCCGCGGCTCCACGCCTTTGTCTCGCAGGTATTGCCCGGCCGGGCTGTCGGCCTTGATGTTACCGGCCGGGGAGATGTGGTCGGTGGTCACCGAGTCGCCGAGCAACGCGAGAATGTTCGCTGCGCAGACATCCTTGACCACGGGCGGCGGGCCGCCGATGCCGTCGAAGAACGGTGGGTGCTGGATGTAGGTCGAATCGTCCTGCCAGACATAGGTCGCCGCCTGCGGGACCTTGATCGCCTGCCATTGTTCGTCACCGGCAAACACTTCGGCGTATTCCTTGTGGAACATGGCGGTGTTGACCTGATTGACCGCCTCGGCAATTTCCTTGCTGCTTGGCCAGATGTCGCGCAGGTATACCGGTTTGCCATCCTTGTCCTCGCCCAACGGCTCGCGACTGAGATCAGTGCGCACCGTGCCGGCCAGCGCGTAGGCCACCACCAGCGGCGGGGAGGCCAGCCAATTGGTTTTCACCAGGGGATGCACCCGGCCTTCGAAGTTGCGATTGCCCGAGAGCACCGAAGCCACGGTGAGGTCGGCTTGCTGGACGGCTTTCTCGATGGGCTCCGGCAGCGGTCCGGAGTTGCCGATGCAGGTGGTGCAGCCGTAGCCGACCAGGGCAAACCCCAATTCGTCGAGGTATTGGGTCAGGCCGGCCGCCTTATAGTAGTCGGTGACCACTTTCGAGCCGGGGGCCAGCGAGCTCTTCACCCAGGGTTTGCGTTTCAGGCCTTTTTCCACGGCCTTCTTCGCCACCAGCCCGGCCGCCATCATCACGCTGGGGTTGGAGGTGTTGGTGCAGGAGGTGATCGCGGCGATGACCACAGCGCCGTTTTTCAGGCGATAGGTCTGGCCTTCGTATTCGTAATCCGCTTCGCCGGCCATATCGGCATTGCCGACGGCGACACCGCCACCGCCTTCACTTTCCAGGCGACCTTCTTCCTTGCTGGTGGGTTTGAACTGCAGGTCGATGAAGTCACTGAACGCTTGCGCGACGTTTGGCAGCGAAACCCGGTCCTGTGGACGTTTTGGTCCGGCGAGGCTGGCTTCGACGCTGCCCATGTCCAGCGCCAGGCTGTCGGTGAACACCGGTTCCTGGCCGGGCAGGCGCCACAGGCCCTGGGCCTTGCTGTAGGCCTCGACCAGTTGCACCGTTTCGAGGGGCCGGCCTGAGAGGCGCAAGTATTCCAGGGTGACGTCGTCCACCGGGAAGAAACCGCAGGTGGCGCCGTATTCCGGGGCCATGTTGGCGATGGTCGCGCGGTCGGCCAGCGGCAGGTCGGCGAGGCCGTCGCCGTAAAATTCGACGAACTTGCCCACCACGCCTTTCTTGCGCAGCATCTGGGTCACGGTCAGCACCAGGTCGGTGGCGGTGATGCCTTCCCTGAGCTTGCCGGTGAGTTTGAAACCGATCACTTCCGGAATCAGCATCGACACCGGTTGCCCGAGCATCGCCGCTTCCGCCTCGATACCGCCGACGCCCCAACCGAGCACGCCGAGGCCGTTGATCATGGTGGTGTGGGAGTCGGTGCCGACCAGGGTGTCGGGGAAGGCATAGGTGCGGCCGTCCTCGTCCTTGGTCCAGACCGTGCGGCCGAGGTATTCCAGATTCACCTGGTGGCAGATCCCGGTGCCCGGCGGCACCACGCTGAAGTTGTCGAAGGCACTCTGGCCCCAGCGCAGGAACGCATAACGCTCGCCATTGCGCTGCATCTCAATGTCGACGTTCTGCTCGAAGGCGCTGCTGCTGGCGAACTTGTCGACCATCACCGAGTGGTCGATCACCAGGTCCACCGGCGACAGCGGGTTGATCCGCTGCGGATCGCCGCCGGCCTTGGCCATCGCTGCGCGCATGGCAGCCAGGTCGACCACCGCCGGTACGCCGGTGAAGTCCTGCATCAGCACCCGTGCGGGGCGGTACTGGATTTCGCGGTCGGAGCGACGCTCCTTGAGCCACGCGGCAATTGCCTTGAGGTCGGCGCCGGTGACGGTTTTTTCATCTTCCCAGCGCAGCAGGTTTTCCAGCAGGACTTTCAACGACATCGGCAACTTGTCCAGCTCACCCAGGCTCCTGGCGGCATCGGGCAGGCTGAAGTAGTGGTAGGTCTTGTTACCGACTTGCAGGGTCTTGAGCGTTTTCAGGCTATCGAGGGACGGCATTACGATCACTCCTTTGAGTCCGCACGGCTACGGACTGAGGGGACGGGCAGAGCATTAAACCTAGCCCTGTTTTCGGTAGCTGGCTAATAACTGGACTCTATGGACAGACCCCAGGTTCCGAACTCGGCTATCATGCGCGGGTTTTCGTGACAGGCTTTGCTTCAACGCAAGCCTGGGCATCG contains:
- the acnA gene encoding aconitate hydratase AcnA is translated as MPSLDSLKTLKTLQVGNKTYHYFSLPDAARSLGELDKLPMSLKVLLENLLRWEDEKTVTGADLKAIAAWLKERRSDREIQYRPARVLMQDFTGVPAVVDLAAMRAAMAKAGGDPQRINPLSPVDLVIDHSVMVDKFASSSAFEQNVDIEMQRNGERYAFLRWGQSAFDNFSVVPPGTGICHQVNLEYLGRTVWTKDEDGRTYAFPDTLVGTDSHTTMINGLGVLGWGVGGIEAEAAMLGQPVSMLIPEVIGFKLTGKLREGITATDLVLTVTQMLRKKGVVGKFVEFYGDGLADLPLADRATIANMAPEYGATCGFFPVDDVTLEYLRLSGRPLETVQLVEAYSKAQGLWRLPGQEPVFTDSLALDMGSVEASLAGPKRPQDRVSLPNVAQAFSDFIDLQFKPTSKEEGRLESEGGGGVAVGNADMAGEADYEYEGQTYRLKNGAVVIAAITSCTNTSNPSVMMAAGLVAKKAVEKGLKRKPWVKSSLAPGSKVVTDYYKAAGLTQYLDELGFALVGYGCTTCIGNSGPLPEPIEKAVQQADLTVASVLSGNRNFEGRVHPLVKTNWLASPPLVVAYALAGTVRTDLSREPLGEDKDGKPVYLRDIWPSSKEIAEAVNQVNTAMFHKEYAEVFAGDEQWQAIKVPQAATYVWQDDSTYIQHPPFFDGIGGPPPVVKDVCAANILALLGDSVTTDHISPAGNIKADSPAGQYLRDKGVEPRDFNSYGSRRGNHEVMMRGTFANIRIRNEMLGGEEGGNTRYIPTGEKMPIYDAAMRYQASGTPLVVIAGQEYGTGSSRDWAAKGTNLLGVKAVIAESFERIHRSNLVGMGVLPLQFKLDQNRKSLNLGGSETLDILGLTGVELSPRMNLTLVITREDGSREKIEVLCRIDTLNEVEYFKAGGILHYVLRQMIAS